Proteins encoded within one genomic window of Setaria italica strain Yugu1 chromosome IV, Setaria_italica_v2.0, whole genome shotgun sequence:
- the LOC101755538 gene encoding ankyrin repeat-containing protein NPR4, whose translation MEPSNHDKKANERVQDLTVVRRPELLRAASSGKLQLLQEFLSKEDGGSAAAAALAREVSIRLEEAQAPILYPSAAATEGASALHVVAASGDKQGYLEVAEAICKKASQLLFTCDGNGDTPLHCAVRAGNAQMTSLLVGQADGCDQKKTMVRMQNKRGETALHEAVRFGHKTGMRMVEALMAEDKELARVVARDGTSALYLATSLHHNDIVRQLIFQDEQLATSGPLGQNALHPAVLHSKKMTRALLKLNKDLLVRQQDLSGSTPMHFAASADDPSLEFFVYVFMERTLEFYSLGMYFAPQNWLIKLYRCLNLPLYQLVDADPSSAFQPDNDGLFPVHVAASAGNLVAVIILLIMCPGCAGLRDSQGRTFLHTAVEKRSHNIVKFVRMRPQFNSILNIQDNQGNTALHLAILEGHLCIFQTLIINPHVRLNLPNHEGKTPMDLAESKALPGFYFGMHAQRRIHGTLSFVNAQNGNCRRDRFKEKLVPKLNKDEESKKITEFAQIVGICSVLVATATFAAVFTMPGGFRTEDSAGDTKAPTAAPSPVGPIGTPILAGKYAFDGFVLANTLAFSCSTIATFSLVYCGMAAVDVEKRIKLVSISLALLNGAARSFCAAFAFALYLLLSPVALATAIATATMTALVLLDALRFLWLLFVDTVIVLNRRGGPAPLVKLTTAFIVNMVYLFWPYIIIFSLLGGRNKSPLNST comes from the exons ATGGAGCCAAGTAACCATGATAAGAAAGCTAACGAGCGTGTGCAAGACCTCACCGTGGTCCGGCGACCTGAGCTCCTCAGGGCGGCAAGCTCCGGTAAGTTGCAGCTGCTACAGGAATTTCTCAGCAAAGAAGACGGAGGATCAGCTGCGGCCGCTGCGTTGGCCCGCGAAGTCTCCATTCGCTTGGAAGAGGCCCAGGCTCCTATACTCTACCCATCAGCCGCTGCCACCGAGGGAGCCTCTGCGCTCCATGTGGTTGCGGCCAGTGGAGACAAGCAAGGGTACCTAGAGGTGGCGGAGGCCATCTGCAAGAAGGCCAGCCAGTTGCTGTTCACCTGCGATGGCAACGGAGACACGCCGCTGCACTGTGCCGTGCGGGCGGGGAACGCTCAAATGACCTCCCTGCTTGTTGGGCAGGCTGACGGCTGCGACCAGAAAAAGACCATGGTAAGGATGCAGAACAAGCGCGGGGAGACGGCTCTGCACGAGGCCGTCCGCTTTGGCCACAAGACAGGCATGCGTATGGTCGAGGCGTTGATGGCCGAGGACAAAGAGTTGGCCCGTGTGGTTGCAAGGGATGGTACGTCGGCGTTGTACCTGGCAACCTCGCTGCATCACAACGATATTGTTCGTCAGTTGATATTTCAGGACGAGCAGCTCGCGACCTCCGGCCCACTTGGACAGAATGCCTTACATCCTGCTGTTCTCCACAGCAAAA AGATGACAAGAGCTCTACTTAAACTGAACAAGGACCTACTGGTCAGACAACAGGACCTCTCTGGAAGTACGCCAATGCACTTCGCTGCATCAGCAGATGATCCTTCCCTTGAATTCTTCGTATATGTCTTCATGGAGAGGACTCTCGAATTTTACTCGTTGGGCATGTACTTCGCACCGCAGAATTGGCTTATCAAATTATACAGGTGCTTGAACCTTCCTCTCTACCAACTGGTGGATGCCGATCCATCTTCAGCGTTTCAGCCTGACAACGATGGGCTGTTTCCGGTGCACGTCGCTGCCTCGGCAGGCAACCTGGTTGCTGTAATCATCTTGCTCATCATGTGCCCTGGTTGCGCTGGATTGCGTGATTCTCAGGGCAGGACCTTCCTTCATACTGCTGTTGAGAAGAGGAGTCACAATATTGTGAAATTTGTGCGCATGAGACCACAGTTTAACTCAATCCTGAATATACAGGACAACCAAGGGAACACTGCTCTGCATCTAGCTATCCTTGAAGGACATTTGTGCATATTCCAGACTCTCATCATCAACCCACATGTTCGCCTGAACTTGCCAAATCATGAAGGGAAAACCCCCATGGATCTTGCCGAGAGCAAAGCTCTACCAGGCTTTTATTTCGGGATG CATGCACAGCGTAGGATTCATGGTACCCTGAGTTTTGTAAATGCTCAGAATGGTAACTGTCGCCGTGATCGTTTCAAAGAAAAGCTTGTTCCAAAGCTAAACAAGGATGAAGAGTCAAAAAAGATAACGGAGTTCGCACAGATTGTGGGCATCTGCTCGGTGCTTGTCGCGACGGCCACATTCGCGGCAGTCTTCACAATGCCCGGCGGTTTCAGGACCGAGGACAGCGCGGGTGACACGAAGGCACCCACCGCTGCACCAAGCCCAGTTGGCCCCATCGGGACACCGATCTTGGCTGGGAAATATGCTTTCGACGGGTTCGTTCTCGCCAACACATTGGCATTCAGCTGCTCAACAATAGCCACCTTCAGTCTCGTCTACTGCGGGATGGCTGCAGTTGACGTAGAGAAACGGATCAAGCTGGTGTCCATCTCGTTGGCATTGCTCAACGGCGCCGCCAGAAGCTTCTGCGCGGCCTTCGCATTTGCGCTCTATCTACTGCTTTCTCCCGTGGCCCTGGCGACCGCCATCGCCACGGCCACGATGACAGCTCTTGTGTTGCTCGACGCACTTCGCTTCCTGTGGCTGCTGTTCGTTGACACAGTTATCGTCCTTAACAGAAGGGGAGGCCCGGCGCCACTGGTCAAGTTAACAACTGCATTCATAGTAAACATGGTGTATCTCTTCTGGCCTTACATCATAATCTTCAGCCTGCTGGGAGGTCGTAATAAGAGCCCCTTGAACTCAACTTGA